In Nilaparvata lugens isolate BPH unplaced genomic scaffold, ASM1435652v1 scaffold6519, whole genome shotgun sequence, a single genomic region encodes these proteins:
- the LOC120356339 gene encoding uncharacterized protein LOC120356339 — MAFTGKYPTRSKIVIDNKVLEQVSQYCYLGCDISFKDDSDVERKIGKFQSICGNISRTLGKKARKETIMKFYRMMAAPVLLYGSESWITTKSQESRLQAAEMRFLRRTKGCDRRDHIRNEDIRRELGAFNMNEKLYVSETVEGTHYKNANGKNSFKNLKLPSDRKKRHW; from the coding sequence ATGGCATTCACTGGCAAGTATCCCACACGATCAAAGATAGTTATTGATAACAAAGTATTAGAGCAAGTGTCACAATACTGCTATCTTGGTTGTGATATCAGTTTCAAAGATGATTCAGATGTTGAAAGGAAAATCGGAAAATTCCAATCGATATGTGGTAACATCAGCAGAACTTTAGGGAAGAAAGCGAGGAAAGAAACTATAATGAAGTTCTACAGAATGATGGCTGCCCCTGTTCTCCTGTATGGAAGTGAATCATGGATCACCACGAAATCACAGGAGAGCAGGCTGCAGGCAGCAGAAATGAGATTCCTACGCAGAACGAAGGGCTGTGACAGACGAGACCACATAAGAAATGAAGATATAAGAAGAGAATTGGGTGCCTTCAACATGAATGAAAAGTTGTATGTCAGCGAAACAGTGGAGggaacacattataagaatgccAACGGAAAGAATTCCTTTAAAAATCTTAAATTACCATCCGATAGGAAAAAGAGACATTGGTAG